A window of Cryptomeria japonica chromosome 3, Sugi_1.0, whole genome shotgun sequence contains these coding sequences:
- the LOC131054588 gene encoding F-box/kelch-repeat protein At1g80440-like — protein sequence MQGCLFPRLPDEIGWECLVRVELNSHRNLRCVCKSWNAALKSPRFYQDRKRLKISEQRICMLHWIDGNWDIVVYDLEKKSSKSLPPIPGQIYGRCQCHVVKRKLVLIGNAYGNCLWLYDFACSEWREGARMPEWREGFASAADEERGLIYVGGAFRYCKYGLTSASVYNVEEDRWDLLPDMNTCMDAFTGAFADSKFYVMGNRHCHTNEVFDCYTKSWKTMEDRFNSVSAVCFVSAFERLYCFSAMGLIEYEYTQDKLNIVETFPTGDWHETIIFTVVIGHNIFICRWDHIEGQTFWLLRPPSERGGGGAFKWTGIERPLSFQSCAINAATLDL from the coding sequence ATGCAAGGATGTCTGTTTCCTCGTCTGCCAGATGAAATTGGGTGGGAATGTCTGGTGAGGGTGGAGTTGAACTCTCATCGCAATCTTAGATGTGTCTGCAAAAGCTGGAACGCCGCACTGAAAAGCCCCCGCTTTTATCAAGACAGAAAAAGATTGAAGATTTCAGAGCAACGGATTTGTATGCTCCACTGGATAGACGGCAATTGGGACATAGTGGTATACGACCTGGAGAAGAAGTCCTCCAAAAGTCTACCGCCCATTCCCGGTCAAATTTACGGCCGCTGTCAGTGCCATGTCGTGAAACGAAAACTGGTTTTGATTGGGAATGCCTATGGAAATTGTTTATGGTTGTATGATTTTGCTTGTTCGGAATGGCGGGAGGGTGCCCGAATGCCGGAATGGCGAGAAGGATTTGCCTCCGCAGCGGACGAGGAGAGGGGACTGATTTATGTGGGTGGAGCGTTTCGGTACTGCAAGTATGGCCTCACTAGCGCTTCAGTTTACAATGTGGAGGAGGACAGGTGGGATCTCCTCCCCGATATGAACACCTGTATGGACGCCTTTACAGGTGCTTTTGCTGACAGCAAGTTTTACGTAATGGGCAACCGTCACTGCCACACCAATGAGGTTTTTGATTGCTACACAAAAAGCTGGAAAACTATGGAGGACAGATTTAACAGTGTTAGTGCAGTGTGCTTCGTAAGTGCGTTTGAGCGCTTGTACTGCTTTTCTGCTATGGGATTGATTGAATATGAGTACACACAAGATAAACTGAACATTGTAGAGACTTTTCCCACGGGGGATTGGCACGAAACTATTATTTTCACTGTAGTGATTGGCCATAACATCTTTATTTGTAGATGGGATCACATTGAAGGTCAAACGTTTTGGTTGCTCAGACCTCCAAgtgagagaggaggaggaggagcattcAAGTGGACTGGCATTGAGAGACCATTGAGCTTCCAGAGTTGCGCTATAAATGCTGCTACCTTGGATCTTTGA